The Leptospira fletcheri genome includes a region encoding these proteins:
- a CDS encoding ABC-F family ATP-binding cassette domain-containing protein, with product MIKISNLNKSYQSKVLFDDLNLSMNRGEKLGLVGRNGHGKSTLFRMILGETEPDSGNISVPKGYKIGHLEQHLKFSKPTVLEECALGLPEGEEYETWQVERILFGLGFSEADMERNPNEFSGGYQIRMNLAKLLASGPDLLMLDEPNNYLDIVTIRWLEEFLREWEGEIVLVTHDRSFMDSVVTHTAAIHRTKAIKVQGDTDKLYSQINQAEEIYEKTRLNEAKKRKQEEIFIARFKAKASFASRAQSRVKRLEKQGEMKALDAIPDLELYFNSAPFAASQMLSAENLSFSYTGKEPFLIRDFSISVGNRDRICIIGKNGKGKSTLLKLLAGELEPSAGTVRKHPILKEGYFGQTNKSNLNENATVVEEIMSAEKSCTEWQARTIAGGLMFSDDLALKKIKVLSGGEKSRVLLGKILVTPCHLLFLDEPTNHLDMQSCDSLIEAIDEFEGSVIMVTHNEMHLKAVATKLIVFDQDTIRVFDGTYDDFLNDIGWGDEN from the coding sequence ATGATCAAAATTTCCAATTTAAACAAATCCTATCAATCCAAGGTCCTCTTTGACGATTTGAATCTGAGCATGAACCGAGGGGAAAAACTCGGTCTTGTCGGAAGGAACGGGCACGGTAAATCTACTCTATTTCGGATGATCTTGGGGGAAACCGAACCCGACTCCGGCAATATCAGCGTTCCTAAAGGTTACAAGATCGGCCATTTGGAACAACATTTGAAATTCTCCAAACCCACGGTTTTGGAAGAATGCGCGCTCGGATTACCGGAGGGAGAAGAATACGAAACCTGGCAGGTGGAGAGAATTCTTTTCGGACTGGGCTTTTCCGAAGCGGATATGGAAAGGAATCCGAACGAATTCTCCGGCGGATATCAAATTCGGATGAATTTGGCGAAGCTGTTGGCATCGGGTCCCGACCTATTGATGCTCGACGAACCGAACAACTATCTGGACATAGTCACGATCCGCTGGCTGGAGGAATTCCTAAGGGAATGGGAAGGGGAGATCGTGCTCGTCACGCATGATCGAAGTTTTATGGACAGCGTGGTTACGCATACAGCCGCAATTCATAGAACGAAGGCTATTAAGGTGCAAGGGGATACGGATAAATTGTATTCTCAGATCAACCAAGCCGAAGAAATTTACGAAAAAACCAGGCTGAACGAAGCCAAAAAAAGGAAGCAGGAAGAGATCTTTATCGCTAGGTTCAAGGCCAAGGCCAGTTTTGCGAGCCGGGCCCAATCGAGGGTGAAAAGATTGGAAAAGCAGGGGGAGATGAAGGCTCTCGACGCGATTCCGGATTTGGAACTTTATTTCAATAGCGCTCCTTTTGCGGCTAGCCAGATGTTATCCGCGGAGAATCTGTCGTTTTCTTATACCGGAAAGGAGCCGTTTTTAATCCGCGATTTTTCCATCAGCGTGGGAAATCGCGATCGGATCTGCATTATAGGTAAGAACGGAAAAGGAAAATCCACTCTGTTGAAACTTCTTGCGGGGGAATTGGAACCTTCCGCCGGAACGGTCCGCAAGCATCCGATTTTGAAGGAAGGGTATTTCGGCCAAACGAACAAATCGAATCTGAACGAAAACGCGACAGTCGTCGAAGAGATTATGAGCGCCGAAAAGTCCTGTACGGAATGGCAGGCCAGAACGATCGCCGGCGGATTGATGTTCTCCGATGATCTTGCATTAAAGAAGATTAAAGTTCTTTCGGGCGGAGAGAAAAGTCGCGTTCTGCTCGGGAAAATCCTAGTCACTCCCTGCCATCTTTTGTTTTTGGACGAGCCGACGAACCATTTGGACATGCAATCCTGCGATTCCCTGATCGAAGCCATCGACGAGTTCGAAGGATCGGTAATCATGGTAACCCACAACGAAATGCACCTGAAAGCGGTCGCGACGAAGCTGATCGTGTTCGATCAAGATACGATTCGGGTCTTCGACGGTACCTACGACGATTTTCTAAACGATATAGGGTGGGGGGACGAGAATTAG
- a CDS encoding TetR/AcrR family transcriptional regulator, with translation MLDFESKKFDSNLGGENRRTYKSKPPLQERSQQRVTLVLKATENMLKKMDPEEISIPDIAKESGVPRGSIYQFFPDKYVLFTKLAELHLARVGEILAEKSSKNRKLSWKKLVGLWVNAASDYYDSTPAASALILGGPLSRNAYLAQEVTIDHIGKGVRTRLENLKEPLYLPRKPDVATLGVEIAFACMKRGYYQENRISESIRRQAVRAVTAYFSEWER, from the coding sequence ATGTTAGATTTTGAATCCAAAAAGTTCGACTCGAATCTCGGCGGCGAAAACCGGAGGACCTATAAATCCAAACCGCCCTTGCAGGAGAGGTCCCAGCAACGAGTGACTCTCGTTTTGAAGGCAACGGAGAATATGCTAAAAAAAATGGATCCGGAAGAAATCTCCATCCCCGATATCGCGAAGGAATCCGGAGTTCCCCGAGGTAGCATTTACCAATTCTTTCCGGACAAGTACGTCTTATTTACGAAACTAGCGGAGTTGCATCTTGCAAGAGTCGGAGAAATTCTGGCCGAGAAATCTTCCAAGAACCGAAAATTATCTTGGAAAAAATTAGTAGGCCTCTGGGTAAACGCTGCCTCCGACTACTACGATTCCACTCCGGCCGCGAGTGCATTGATTTTGGGCGGCCCCTTGAGTAGGAACGCATATTTAGCTCAGGAGGTTACGATTGATCATATCGGAAAAGGAGTTCGGACCCGCCTGGAAAATCTCAAAGAACCCTTGTATCTCCCCCGAAAACCCGACGTAGCCACATTGGGCGTGGAAATCGCATTCGCTTGTATGAAACGAGGCTATTATCAGGAAAATAGAATATCCGAATCGATCCGCCGCCAAGCCGTCCGAGCCGTCACGGCATACTTTTCCGAATGGGAACGCTAA
- a CDS encoding Pr6Pr family membrane protein, producing MNKENTSERKLLNFRLFFGLSAFLCLVGVSLELYSAYHHKSVLPPNAGFTRTFGPGLDGLFNHFFYFTTQSNIIIGISAFLLALNPVRTSDQFHIWRLVGIIDITITCIVFNFVLKNSPRPDQIASLASTIQHAINPSLAILGWLIYGPKGSVSVKRVAIAALVPIAYAIFTLVRGAILVWYPYNILDVTNLGYGGVSIYIAAIFILFLIIAGFLAVIERWIGPRISTRIESN from the coding sequence ATGAACAAAGAAAATACTTCGGAACGCAAACTTTTGAATTTTCGCCTTTTTTTCGGCTTAAGCGCCTTTTTATGCCTCGTCGGAGTTTCTTTGGAATTGTACAGTGCCTATCATCATAAAAGCGTATTGCCTCCGAACGCCGGCTTCACTCGAACGTTCGGCCCCGGTTTGGACGGTTTATTCAATCATTTTTTCTATTTTACGACCCAGTCGAATATCATCATAGGAATCAGCGCCTTTCTGCTGGCTCTGAATCCGGTTCGGACCTCCGATCAATTTCATATTTGGCGTCTCGTAGGGATCATCGATATTACCATTACATGCATCGTATTTAATTTCGTTCTAAAGAACTCACCACGTCCGGATCAAATTGCCTCTTTGGCAAGCACGATCCAGCATGCCATAAATCCATCGCTCGCCATATTAGGTTGGCTTATCTACGGCCCGAAAGGATCCGTTTCCGTAAAGAGAGTTGCGATAGCCGCTCTAGTTCCGATCGCGTACGCAATTTTTACTCTGGTGAGAGGTGCGATTTTAGTGTGGTACCCGTACAATATACTCGACGTAACCAATTTAGGATATGGAGGCGTCTCGATCTATATCGCGGCTATTTTTATCTTATTCCTGATCATTGCCGGATTCCTTGCAGTGATCGAGCGTTGGATCGGACCCCGTATTTCAACGAGAATCGAATCCAATTAA
- a CDS encoding ArsR/SmtB family transcription factor yields MRYKKSTSDQLDATFFALADPTRRAILKRLASGEVAVMDLAKPFAMSQPAISKHLKVLEKAGLVSRVQDAQKRPCRLEGKPLEEANRWLEEYRKFWEIRYGHLDELLEELKATRRPKRNSSKRKKE; encoded by the coding sequence ATGAGATATAAAAAAAGCACCTCCGATCAATTGGACGCGACGTTCTTCGCGTTGGCGGATCCTACGAGAAGGGCGATCCTAAAAAGATTGGCTTCCGGAGAAGTCGCCGTAATGGATCTGGCAAAACCTTTCGCGATGAGCCAACCGGCGATTTCCAAACATTTGAAAGTATTGGAAAAAGCGGGACTCGTTTCCAGGGTACAAGACGCACAAAAGCGTCCGTGCAGATTAGAAGGCAAGCCCTTAGAGGAGGCGAACCGTTGGTTGGAAGAATATCGAAAATTCTGGGAAATCAGATACGGTCACTTGGACGAATTGCTGGAAGAATTGAAAGCGACACGACGTCCGAAAAGGAATTCGTCCAAGCGGAAAAAGGAGTAA
- a CDS encoding PP2C family protein-serine/threonine phosphatase: MHESILFSHHSIGVFSLFLLTCVLSAFLIFKKDKTLPTYYLILMYLGYAMMFFGYFISYSVFDPISAYHRYFTVFVVFAIVSLIGFCYHFPKNVHPKESKIVIAGTFLLALAAWVHFIVKTYRMEKTFSFTAHQFSFDFGKESGATILFCFCVSIFILIRKINYYSDYRGILKTWSDSLSEKKSVFRIPAKISLGILIGFKKILFPIGKEAVALRAFLLTAFLNILNAFNNLLNKSGSIDFDTYAIAYFILSVMTMFLVQNAYLDHSPEPTSFMTKILSSAVVTIMLALSAISYITMFALDKSIQSKNISEVNSVKTSLRNGEKDFPQDVKYLLSGPTGPGLFGRDYEIVFKKNSDIGPDSLKSGEALYKKQELHEFIEKNRKKYKGKTPEETEALASQEFERTNPPLESRMYRMADHFYTHYDFEIGKKRYEVGFGYLEFRQAIHNVAKWLVLIQLGTSVFILIAFPILLRVSLVKPLNDLLSGVEKVNHGNLDVNVPIKTMDEVGFLSLSFNSMVDSIRSARQELQNYADHLEEKVEERTREVQEKMREVQQLKIQQDGDYFLTSLLAKPLFYNANKSANVNTNFLIRQKKYFEFRNKHGELGGDICLTGNLRLGTPENFKKYTMALNGDAMGKSMQGAGGSLVMGVVMNSIMARSAANKRVLEKTPEEWLTEVYHEVHSVFKSFDGSMIISATLLLVDDESGETFYWNAEHPFSVLYRDGKASFIESDLELRKLGLDSEYPFKVKKFQLHPEDVVILASDGRDDLMLSNVNGKRIINEDENLFLQIVENSHAEISAIERAIRETGEVIDDLSILRIGFRETGRPATAGLLPEEEEQEDRITIRNLYKEGKELYKIGEVQKAIGILMDAYAADNSNQRLNKLLGLLSFKEKDYPLAVQVLSKYLSYDPDTAELWYYLSIAEKKLGNLTQALQAAKMVNQLQPMNVQNLVNLSDLNRLLGHKEEAIQYTKNAEEIDPENKNIRKLKKLLEID, from the coding sequence ATGCACGAATCCATCCTATTTTCTCATCATTCCATAGGTGTTTTTTCGCTTTTTCTTCTTACTTGTGTTCTCTCCGCCTTCCTGATCTTCAAAAAGGATAAGACCCTTCCGACATATTATCTAATCTTAATGTATCTCGGATATGCGATGATGTTTTTCGGGTATTTCATATCCTATTCCGTCTTCGATCCGATCTCCGCCTACCATAGGTATTTTACCGTATTCGTAGTCTTTGCCATCGTGTCTTTGATCGGATTCTGCTATCATTTTCCCAAAAACGTACATCCGAAAGAATCCAAAATCGTAATTGCCGGAACCTTTCTGCTGGCACTAGCCGCCTGGGTTCACTTCATCGTCAAAACGTACCGGATGGAAAAGACGTTCTCCTTTACCGCCCACCAATTCAGCTTCGATTTCGGTAAGGAATCGGGAGCGACCATCCTATTCTGTTTTTGCGTCAGCATTTTCATTCTGATCAGAAAGATAAATTACTACTCCGATTATCGTGGAATCCTAAAAACCTGGTCCGATTCTTTATCGGAGAAGAAGTCCGTATTTCGAATCCCCGCAAAAATATCGCTAGGAATCCTGATCGGATTCAAAAAAATCCTGTTTCCGATCGGAAAGGAAGCCGTCGCTCTGCGAGCGTTTCTGCTGACCGCTTTCCTGAATATTCTGAATGCGTTTAATAACCTGCTAAACAAATCCGGCTCCATAGATTTCGATACGTATGCGATCGCCTACTTTATTCTTTCCGTGATGACAATGTTCCTGGTTCAAAACGCGTATTTGGATCATTCTCCGGAACCCACCAGTTTTATGACCAAGATCCTATCCAGCGCCGTGGTCACCATCATGTTAGCGTTGAGTGCCATCAGTTATATCACTATGTTCGCTCTGGATAAGTCCATACAAAGCAAGAATATTTCCGAAGTGAATTCCGTAAAAACTTCGCTCAGAAACGGAGAAAAAGATTTTCCCCAGGACGTAAAATACCTTCTGTCCGGACCTACGGGTCCGGGGCTGTTCGGAAGAGATTATGAAATCGTTTTTAAGAAAAATTCCGATATCGGACCGGATTCTCTAAAAAGCGGAGAGGCGCTTTATAAAAAACAGGAGCTTCACGAATTCATCGAAAAAAATAGGAAGAAGTACAAGGGAAAAACTCCGGAAGAAACGGAAGCCTTGGCCTCTCAGGAATTCGAAAGAACGAATCCACCTTTAGAATCGAGAATGTACCGTATGGCGGATCATTTTTATACCCATTACGATTTCGAGATCGGCAAGAAAAGGTACGAGGTCGGCTTCGGATATCTGGAGTTCAGACAGGCGATACATAACGTCGCCAAATGGTTGGTTCTGATCCAGTTAGGTACTTCCGTCTTTATCCTGATCGCGTTTCCAATCCTTCTCCGCGTAAGTCTCGTAAAACCTTTGAACGATCTGTTATCCGGAGTGGAAAAAGTGAACCATGGGAACTTGGACGTAAACGTTCCCATTAAAACCATGGACGAGGTCGGTTTCCTTTCCCTTTCTTTCAACTCCATGGTGGATTCCATACGTAGCGCCAGACAGGAACTCCAGAACTACGCGGATCACCTGGAAGAAAAGGTGGAAGAAAGAACTAGGGAAGTGCAGGAGAAAATGCGGGAGGTCCAGCAACTCAAGATCCAGCAGGACGGGGATTATTTCTTAACTTCCCTACTTGCAAAACCCTTATTTTATAACGCCAATAAATCCGCTAACGTAAACACGAACTTCCTGATCAGACAGAAGAAATATTTCGAATTCCGTAATAAACATGGGGAACTCGGAGGGGATATTTGCCTCACCGGGAATCTCCGTTTGGGAACTCCGGAGAATTTTAAGAAATACACGATGGCCTTAAACGGCGATGCGATGGGAAAATCCATGCAAGGCGCCGGAGGATCCTTAGTCATGGGAGTCGTCATGAATTCGATCATGGCTCGCTCTGCGGCAAACAAACGTGTCCTAGAAAAAACTCCCGAAGAATGGCTTACCGAAGTATACCACGAAGTGCATTCCGTCTTCAAAAGCTTCGACGGAAGTATGATCATTTCGGCCACACTCCTGTTGGTGGACGACGAAAGCGGGGAGACATTTTACTGGAATGCGGAACACCCTTTTTCCGTTTTGTATCGGGATGGAAAAGCTTCGTTCATCGAATCGGACTTGGAGCTAAGAAAATTGGGGTTGGATTCGGAATATCCTTTTAAAGTCAAAAAATTCCAACTCCATCCGGAAGACGTGGTCATACTTGCTTCGGATGGAAGAGACGACCTAATGCTCTCGAACGTGAACGGCAAACGGATCATCAACGAAGACGAAAACCTATTCCTGCAAATCGTCGAAAATTCCCATGCCGAAATATCCGCGATAGAACGTGCGATACGGGAAACGGGAGAAGTCATAGACGATCTTTCCATCCTGAGGATCGGCTTCCGAGAAACCGGAAGACCTGCGACTGCAGGTCTGCTTCCCGAGGAAGAAGAGCAGGAAGACAGAATTACGATCAGAAATCTTTACAAAGAAGGTAAGGAGCTTTACAAGATCGGCGAAGTGCAAAAGGCGATCGGGATCCTTATGGACGCTTACGCCGCCGATAATTCCAACCAAAGATTGAACAAACTTTTAGGATTGCTTAGCTTTAAGGAAAAGGATTATCCGTTAGCGGTACAAGTGCTCAGTAAATATCTTTCCTACGACCCGGATACGGCGGAACTTTGGTACTATCTGTCTATCGCGGAAAAGAAACTCGGAAATCTGACCCAAGCCTTACAAGCGGCAAAGATGGTGAACCAGCTCCAACCCATGAACGTGCAAAATCTTGTAAATCTTTCCGATCTCAACCGTCTCCTAGGTCACAAAGAAGAGGCGATCCAATACACGAAAAACGCGGAAGAAATCGACCCGGAAAATAAGAATATCCGCAAATTGAAAAAGTTGCTGGAAATAGACTGA
- a CDS encoding ABC transporter permease, with the protein MNFHAIKAIYVLEMARTRRTLMQSIASPVISTSLYFVVFGSAIGSRIQEVEGVPYGSFIVPGLVMLSLLTESISNASFGIYFPKFTGTIYEILSAPVSSLEAVLGYVGAAATKSLILGTIMLLTASFFVPVRIAHPALMILFLILTAVSFSLFGFIIGIWADNFEKLQVIPLLVITPLVFLGGSFYSASMLPPFWQSVTLFNPVLYLVSGFRWSFYEISDVSVEVSLAMILLFLTACLLVVAWIFRTGYHIKK; encoded by the coding sequence ATGAATTTTCACGCAATTAAAGCGATCTACGTATTGGAAATGGCGAGAACAAGACGTACCTTGATGCAAAGCATCGCCTCTCCCGTCATCTCCACTTCTCTGTATTTCGTGGTCTTCGGCTCCGCGATCGGTTCCCGGATCCAGGAAGTGGAAGGGGTTCCCTACGGCTCTTTTATCGTTCCCGGCCTCGTGATGCTCTCTCTCCTGACGGAAAGTATATCGAACGCTTCTTTCGGAATCTATTTCCCGAAATTCACGGGAACGATCTACGAAATCCTCTCCGCTCCCGTCTCGAGTCTTGAAGCCGTTCTAGGATATGTCGGGGCCGCCGCCACGAAGTCCCTCATTCTGGGAACCATCATGCTACTAACCGCCTCCTTTTTCGTTCCTGTACGCATCGCTCATCCGGCCTTAATGATCCTTTTCCTGATTCTCACTGCCGTTTCCTTTAGCTTGTTCGGATTTATCATCGGAATCTGGGCGGACAATTTCGAAAAACTTCAGGTGATCCCTCTTCTGGTCATCACTCCCCTCGTATTTTTAGGCGGAAGTTTTTATTCCGCGAGCATGCTTCCCCCGTTTTGGCAATCGGTCACATTGTTCAATCCTGTTCTCTATTTGGTCAGCGGCTTTCGCTGGAGTTTTTACGAGATCTCCGATGTAAGCGTGGAAGTGAGCCTCGCGATGATCCTACTCTTCCTTACCGCCTGCCTCCTCGTAGTGGCTTGGATCTTCCGAACGGGATATCATATCAAAAAGTGA
- a CDS encoding SRPBCC family protein, whose product MSLSKNVKVVAKGEKEIVMTRSFQANRELVFDCFTKPELLKRWLFGPDGWILSLCEVDLRIGGKYRYVWKREENGTEMGAGGVYKKIDKPELLVCTEKFEETWYPGEALLTNEFVSEGNRTNLIVTILYESKEARDMVLKSPMEGGVEQSYNRLANLLDTVSISQESK is encoded by the coding sequence ATGAGTTTATCTAAAAATGTGAAAGTAGTCGCCAAAGGTGAAAAAGAGATCGTCATGACCCGTTCTTTCCAGGCGAATCGGGAATTGGTCTTCGATTGCTTTACGAAACCGGAATTATTGAAGCGATGGCTTTTCGGACCCGACGGATGGATCCTATCCTTATGCGAAGTCGATCTCCGCATCGGCGGAAAATACCGTTACGTCTGGAAACGCGAAGAAAACGGAACGGAAATGGGAGCGGGAGGAGTGTATAAGAAAATCGATAAACCGGAACTCTTGGTTTGCACCGAAAAATTCGAAGAGACCTGGTATCCCGGAGAAGCTCTCTTAACGAACGAATTCGTATCGGAAGGAAACCGAACGAATCTGATCGTAACCATACTATACGAATCCAAAGAGGCCAGAGACATGGTGCTCAAATCTCCGATGGAAGGCGGAGTGGAACAAAGCTATAATCGCTTGGCGAATCTTTTGGATACGGTATCGATCTCTCAAGAAAGCAAGTAA
- a CDS encoding flavin-containing monooxygenase: MKSNKRVCVVGAGPSGIAAAKNCVEYGIDVVVFEKNDKVGGNWVFNSKTGHSSVYENTHIISSKVWSEYEDFPMPEEYPDYPNHKQLQAYFESYAKHFGVYHKIRFNHSIKKISRTEGGDWKVEFTDSKEKNKVENFDILMVANGHHWDPKYPKYEGKFTGKFLHSHDFKGVTEDWRGKDVLIIGGGNSACDVAVESARLAKSVKLSMRSPQWFFPKFLFGMPSDVFAAMTPSWIPAKIKQYVLTKLLYVLQGSYKNYGLPVNTAPALSHHPTLNSDLLDFIRHGRIKPRPAIKAFHGKSVEFADGTEEKFDIICACTGFWTTFPFFDKSFIDFQYAEKIPLYRKMMHPDYRNLYFIGLFQPVGCIWPMADYQAKLACMEILGKYERPKNLKAEIQYEIDHPHFSFGGGQRHAVEVDYHGFRKDLKSDLAKAGIDIGKPPAGRKGFYKSFFRTASKEPVALSR; the protein is encoded by the coding sequence ATGAAATCGAACAAACGAGTTTGCGTGGTCGGAGCCGGGCCGAGCGGAATTGCAGCCGCGAAGAATTGCGTGGAATACGGTATCGACGTGGTAGTCTTCGAAAAAAACGATAAGGTAGGAGGGAATTGGGTCTTTAATTCCAAAACGGGTCATTCCAGCGTTTACGAAAATACTCATATCATCAGTTCCAAGGTATGGTCGGAATACGAGGATTTTCCCATGCCGGAAGAATATCCCGATTATCCGAATCATAAGCAATTGCAGGCTTATTTCGAATCCTACGCCAAACATTTCGGCGTTTATCATAAGATTAGATTCAATCATTCGATCAAAAAGATCTCTCGTACTGAGGGCGGGGATTGGAAGGTGGAATTTACGGATTCAAAAGAGAAAAATAAAGTAGAAAACTTTGATATTTTAATGGTCGCAAACGGTCATCATTGGGATCCGAAATATCCTAAATACGAAGGAAAATTCACAGGAAAGTTCCTTCATTCCCATGATTTTAAGGGAGTAACGGAGGATTGGAGAGGAAAGGACGTGCTGATCATCGGAGGAGGAAATTCCGCCTGCGACGTAGCGGTGGAATCCGCCCGCCTTGCGAAAAGCGTGAAATTATCCATGAGGAGTCCGCAATGGTTTTTTCCGAAGTTTCTGTTCGGGATGCCCTCCGACGTATTCGCCGCAATGACTCCCTCCTGGATCCCGGCCAAGATCAAGCAATACGTTCTCACGAAGTTGCTCTATGTTTTACAAGGATCGTATAAAAATTACGGATTACCGGTCAACACCGCTCCGGCGTTGAGCCATCACCCCACCTTAAATTCGGATCTTCTGGATTTTATTCGGCACGGCAGGATCAAACCGAGACCTGCGATCAAGGCTTTTCACGGAAAGTCCGTCGAGTTCGCGGACGGAACGGAGGAAAAGTTCGATATCATTTGCGCCTGTACCGGATTTTGGACTACCTTCCCGTTTTTTGACAAGTCGTTTATCGATTTTCAATATGCGGAGAAGATCCCCTTGTATCGGAAGATGATGCATCCGGATTATCGGAACCTGTATTTTATCGGTCTTTTTCAGCCTGTCGGTTGCATTTGGCCTATGGCGGATTATCAGGCGAAACTGGCCTGTATGGAGATATTAGGAAAATACGAAAGACCTAAAAATCTAAAAGCGGAGATCCAATACGAAATCGACCATCCTCATTTCAGTTTCGGAGGCGGCCAGAGGCATGCGGTCGAAGTCGATTATCACGGATTTCGGAAGGATTTGAAATCCGACCTGGCAAAGGCGGGAATCGACATAGGAAAACCTCCTGCCGGCCGTAAAGGTTTCTACAAATCCTTTTTCAGGACTGCTTCGAAGGAACCGGTTGCCCTAAGTAGATGA
- a CDS encoding VOC family protein produces the protein MGKITPFFMFDNNLGEALELYKSSFRTSEIRELNRADGSVMSATFSIYGQEFLSFNGGPHFKFTPSISLFVNCKKNEDLELLWNEFKRGGSVLMELGSYPFSGKFGWLQDRFGVSWQLNLSEQEEKIYPFLMFSGENFGKAEEAIRFYTAEFPDSKIVEIEKMGAEGPGKEGTIKRAKFSLSGLDFMAIDSGIPHQFNFSQAISFFVKCETQSEIDEYWEKLSEGGEKQRCGWVKDRFGVSWQIIPPILGELLHDKDREKSEKVLGAMLQMGKIEIEGLKNAYAAKN, from the coding sequence ATGGGAAAGATCACCCCTTTTTTCATGTTCGACAACAATTTGGGCGAGGCATTGGAGCTCTACAAATCCTCGTTCCGAACCTCCGAGATACGTGAGTTAAATCGAGCCGACGGATCCGTGATGTCCGCGACCTTCTCCATCTATGGACAGGAATTTCTATCGTTTAACGGAGGACCGCATTTCAAATTTACCCCTTCTATTTCGCTTTTCGTGAATTGTAAAAAGAACGAGGACCTGGAACTTCTCTGGAATGAATTCAAACGGGGCGGATCCGTACTCATGGAACTCGGAAGCTATCCGTTCAGCGGGAAATTCGGCTGGCTGCAGGACAGATTCGGTGTCTCCTGGCAATTGAACCTTTCGGAGCAGGAGGAAAAAATTTATCCGTTCTTAATGTTCTCCGGTGAGAATTTCGGCAAAGCGGAAGAAGCGATCCGCTTTTATACAGCCGAATTTCCGGATTCGAAGATAGTGGAAATCGAGAAGATGGGTGCGGAAGGACCCGGAAAGGAAGGCACGATCAAGCGTGCGAAGTTTTCCCTTTCCGGACTGGATTTCATGGCGATCGATAGCGGGATTCCGCACCAATTTAACTTCAGCCAGGCGATTTCATTTTTCGTTAAATGCGAAACCCAATCGGAGATAGACGAATATTGGGAAAAACTTTCCGAGGGTGGGGAAAAGCAAAGATGCGGATGGGTAAAAGATAGGTTCGGAGTCTCCTGGCAAATCATTCCTCCCATCCTAGGAGAACTCCTGCACGACAAGGATCGCGAAAAATCCGAGAAAGTCTTAGGAGCGATGCTACAGATGGGAAAGATCGAAATCGAGGGTTTAAAAAACGCATATGCGGCAAAGAACTAA